The following are encoded in a window of Solidesulfovibrio magneticus RS-1 genomic DNA:
- a CDS encoding type II toxin-antitoxin system HicB family antitoxin, whose product MNPMTYKGYAARIEYSDEDDCFVGHIAGISDIVGFHGETVQQMRDAFREAVDDYLVTCAKAGLEPKKPYSGKIMLRVSPELHAKAAMIAAAQGKSLNALASEALEQIASGL is encoded by the coding sequence ATGAACCCCATGACCTACAAGGGCTACGCCGCTCGCATTGAATACAGCGACGAGGACGACTGCTTTGTCGGGCACATCGCCGGCATCAGCGACATCGTCGGCTTTCACGGCGAAACCGTGCAGCAGATGCGCGACGCCTTCCGCGAAGCCGTGGACGACTATCTTGTGACCTGCGCCAAGGCCGGACTTGAGCCGAAAAAGCCCTACTCCGGCAAGATCATGCTGCGAGTCTCGCCGGAGTTGCACGCCAAAGCGGCCATGATCGCCGCCGCCCAAGGCAAAAGCCTCAACGCCCTGGCCAGCGAGGCTCTTGAGCAGATTGCCTCTGGTTTATAA
- the aat gene encoding leucyl/phenylalanyl-tRNA--protein transferase, giving the protein MPVFALIDEPVFPSPHLAEPGGLLAVGGDLSVARLLAAYRRGIFPWYDDESPILWWSPDPRPILVPGHVRVSKRLERTIRSGKFTVTLDTDFAGVIRGCAAVPRDADNGTWIVPDMIEGYERLHAAGHAHSVEAWQNGELVGGAYGVAIGKAFFGESMFHRATDASKVAFVTLCRFLDRHEFRFIDCQQATGHLLRFGAVQVRRNEFLRRLEAAREEEGMVGKWVLPRTTRCASPQPTSESSPSAKQ; this is encoded by the coding sequence ATGCCTGTTTTTGCCCTCATCGACGAACCGGTGTTCCCCAGCCCCCACTTGGCCGAACCGGGCGGGCTTTTGGCCGTCGGCGGCGACCTGAGCGTGGCGCGGCTGCTGGCCGCCTACCGGCGCGGCATCTTCCCGTGGTACGACGACGAAAGCCCCATCCTGTGGTGGTCGCCGGACCCGCGCCCCATCCTCGTGCCCGGCCATGTGCGGGTGTCCAAGCGCCTGGAACGCACCATCCGCTCGGGCAAGTTCACCGTCACCCTGGACACGGATTTCGCCGGCGTCATTCGCGGCTGCGCCGCCGTCCCCCGCGACGCCGACAACGGCACCTGGATCGTGCCGGACATGATCGAAGGCTACGAACGCCTCCACGCCGCCGGCCACGCCCACAGCGTGGAAGCCTGGCAAAACGGCGAACTCGTGGGCGGGGCTTACGGCGTGGCCATCGGCAAGGCCTTTTTCGGCGAATCCATGTTCCACCGCGCAACCGACGCCTCGAAAGTGGCCTTCGTGACGCTCTGCCGTTTCCTGGACCGCCACGAATTCCGCTTCATCGACTGCCAGCAGGCGACAGGGCACTTGCTGCGCTTCGGCGCGGTGCAAGTGCGGAGAAATGAGTTCTTGCGGCGGCTGGAAGCCGCGCGGGAAGAGGAGGGGATGGTGGGGAAGTGGGTGTTGCCTAGGACGACTAGGTGTGCGTCTCCCCAACCAACTTCCGAATCTTCCCCTTCTGCAAAGCAATAA
- the uvrB gene encoding excinuclease ABC subunit UvrB produces MHFQLESEYLPRGDQPQAIDELARNLDQGVPSQTLLGATGTGKTFTMAQVVAKLNRPALVMAPNKTLAAQLYSEFKGLFPHNAVEYFVSYYDYYQPEAYLPRTDTYIEKDSSINDDIDKLRHAATHSLLTRRDVLIVASVSCIYGLGSRDYYERMVLTLSVGEKIGMEKVLARLVEIQYERNDYDFHRGVFRVRGDVIEIIPAYARERALRLEFFDDELEAIQETDPLTGEVLGTMDKAIIFPASHYVSDRANLNRAVSDIREELRLRLTELRGRNDLLAAQRLEMRTMQDLEMIEELGYCNGIENYSRHLDGRQAGDPPYTLLDYFPKDFILFVDESHITVPQIGGMYAGDRSRKQTLVDYGFRLPSALDNRPLNFEEFLGRIGQAVYVSATPGDWELTRSEGVVVEQIIRPTGLLDPEVEVRPTKGQMDDLMAECRKRMAAGERVLVTTLTKRMAEELNEYFNSMGVTSRYLHSDIDTLERVAIIKALRQGEFAVLVGINLLREGLDIPEVSLVAILDADKEGFLRSTRSLIQTFGRAARNVGGRVILYADNMTRSMSAAMDETARRREKQEASNRETGLTPRSVVKAMDSVLDSLYAKGDAKTGSWSASGGGYATAGGGLGAGAAVHEEAEAYGGMSKKAMERKLKQVEREMREAAKALEFEKAAQFRDQAATLRQRLLEMG; encoded by the coding sequence ATGCATTTCCAGCTTGAATCCGAATACCTCCCGCGCGGCGACCAGCCGCAAGCCATCGACGAACTGGCCCGCAACCTCGACCAGGGCGTGCCGAGCCAGACGCTGCTTGGGGCCACCGGCACGGGCAAGACCTTCACCATGGCCCAGGTGGTGGCCAAGCTCAACCGCCCGGCCCTGGTCATGGCCCCCAACAAGACCCTGGCCGCCCAGCTCTACAGCGAATTCAAGGGGCTTTTTCCCCACAACGCCGTGGAATACTTCGTCAGCTACTACGACTACTACCAGCCCGAAGCCTATCTGCCGCGCACGGACACCTACATCGAGAAAGACTCGTCGATAAACGACGACATCGACAAGCTGCGCCACGCCGCCACCCATTCGCTGCTGACCCGCCGCGACGTGCTGATCGTCGCCTCCGTGTCCTGCATCTACGGCCTGGGGTCGCGCGACTACTACGAGCGCATGGTGTTGACGCTGTCCGTGGGCGAAAAGATCGGCATGGAGAAGGTGCTGGCCCGGCTGGTGGAGATCCAGTACGAGCGCAACGACTACGATTTCCACCGTGGCGTGTTCCGGGTGCGCGGCGACGTCATCGAGATCATCCCGGCCTATGCCCGGGAACGGGCGTTGCGCCTGGAATTTTTCGACGACGAGCTGGAAGCCATCCAGGAGACCGATCCCCTCACCGGCGAAGTGCTCGGAACCATGGACAAGGCCATCATCTTCCCGGCCAGCCACTACGTTTCCGACCGCGCCAACTTGAACCGCGCCGTGTCCGACATCCGCGAGGAACTGCGCCTGCGCCTGACCGAACTGCGCGGGCGAAACGATCTGCTCGCCGCCCAGCGTCTGGAAATGCGCACCATGCAGGACCTCGAAATGATCGAGGAGCTGGGCTACTGCAACGGCATCGAAAACTATTCGCGCCACCTCGACGGCCGGCAGGCCGGCGATCCGCCCTATACGCTTCTCGACTACTTCCCCAAGGATTTCATCCTGTTCGTGGACGAATCCCACATCACCGTGCCGCAAATCGGCGGCATGTATGCCGGCGACCGTTCGCGCAAGCAGACGCTCGTTGACTACGGTTTCCGCCTGCCCTCGGCCCTGGACAACCGGCCGCTTAATTTCGAGGAATTCCTGGGCCGCATAGGCCAGGCCGTCTATGTCTCGGCCACGCCCGGCGACTGGGAGCTGACCCGCTCCGAGGGCGTTGTGGTGGAGCAGATCATCCGCCCCACGGGCTTGCTCGACCCGGAAGTGGAGGTGCGGCCCACCAAGGGCCAGATGGACGACCTCATGGCCGAATGCCGGAAGCGCATGGCGGCCGGCGAGCGGGTGCTGGTCACCACCCTGACCAAGCGCATGGCCGAAGAGCTCAACGAATACTTTAACTCCATGGGCGTCACCTCGCGTTATCTCCACTCCGACATCGACACCCTGGAGCGGGTGGCCATCATCAAGGCCCTGCGCCAGGGCGAATTTGCCGTGCTGGTCGGCATCAACCTGTTGCGCGAGGGGCTGGACATACCGGAAGTGTCGTTGGTGGCCATCCTCGACGCCGACAAGGAAGGCTTCCTGCGTTCCACCCGTTCGCTCATCCAGACCTTTGGCCGGGCCGCCCGCAATGTCGGCGGCCGGGTCATCCTCTATGCCGACAACATGACCCGCTCCATGAGCGCGGCCATGGACGAGACCGCCCGCCGCCGCGAGAAGCAGGAGGCCTCCAACCGCGAGACAGGATTGACGCCCCGCAGCGTGGTCAAGGCCATGGACAGCGTGCTGGACTCCCTGTACGCCAAGGGCGACGCAAAAACCGGGTCCTGGAGTGCTTCCGGCGGCGGCTACGCCACGGCCGGCGGGGGGCTTGGGGCCGGTGCGGCCGTACATGAGGAAGCCGAGGCCTACGGCGGCATGTCGAAAAAAGCCATGGAACGAAAACTCAAGCAGGTGGAGCGCGAGATGCGCGAGGCGGCCAAGGCCCTGGAATTCGAAAAAGCGGCCCAATTCCGCGACCAGGCCGCGACCCTGCGTCAGCGGCTGCTGGAAATGGGCTAG
- the clpS gene encoding ATP-dependent Clp protease adapter ClpS, with protein sequence MEDEQSGVGLSVEDEVREPRQFKVMLHNDDYTTMEFVVLVLVSVFRKNENEATQIMLNVHNTGVGVCGIYTAEVAELKVSLVHRLAKENGYPLRCSMEEV encoded by the coding sequence ATGGAAGACGAACAGTCCGGCGTTGGCCTCAGCGTCGAGGACGAGGTCCGCGAACCCAGACAGTTTAAAGTCATGCTGCACAACGACGATTACACCACCATGGAATTCGTGGTGCTGGTGCTCGTCAGCGTGTTTCGCAAGAACGAAAACGAAGCCACGCAGATCATGCTCAATGTCCACAACACAGGCGTAGGGGTGTGCGGCATCTATACGGCCGAGGTGGCCGAACTCAAGGTCTCCCTGGTCCACCGGCTGGCCAAGGAGAACGGCTACCCCCTGCGTTGCAGCATGGAAGAGGTCTGA
- a CDS encoding type II toxin-antitoxin system HicA family toxin → MNSAQTEILRAIFAKPTAKNIPFASIVSLLLALGCDMIEGAGSRVRFVKGNAVLLFHRPHPAKEAKPYQVKDARNFLVALGISPDKEPKYEPHDLQGLRRSH, encoded by the coding sequence GTGAACAGCGCGCAGACGGAAATCCTTCGAGCCATCTTCGCCAAGCCGACGGCGAAGAACATTCCTTTTGCATCGATAGTCTCTCTGCTGCTGGCGCTGGGTTGTGACATGATCGAAGGGGCCGGTTCCCGGGTGCGTTTTGTCAAAGGCAACGCCGTACTTCTGTTTCATCGTCCGCATCCTGCCAAGGAAGCCAAGCCGTATCAGGTCAAGGACGCCCGCAATTTCCTCGTGGCTCTGGGCATCAGCCCAGACAAGGAGCCAAAATATGAACCCCATGACCTACAAGGGCTACGCCGCTCGCATTGA
- a CDS encoding potassium channel family protein, producing MRLRSRVARLNNRLGHWGPLIGGFLALALVFVFGLVGYMRVEDWSFFDSLYQVVITLSTVGFQEVYPLSRNGRILTMVLIVSGVGAFAYLVGSFTQVLVEGRLQQYLGRRRMQKVIDGYKDHVIICGYGRIGSIVAREILAEDVPVVIVESNPEVIRLLDEHGVPYVAGDATADEVLLAAGLERAKTLVAALTQEAANVYVTLTARQLNPAIRIVARADAQGHTQRLQRAGADQVLVPHLYGGVRMAQSVLRPTVVNFLELTGRTGPAGLQMEELQVTDHSDVVGKNLIDSQIRQRFNLIIVAIKKAGGEMIFNPQPQAVLESGDTMILVGRSDGLDGLRAIL from the coding sequence ATGCGGCTGCGAAGCCGCGTTGCCCGCCTGAACAACCGCCTGGGGCACTGGGGACCGCTCATCGGCGGCTTCCTGGCCCTGGCCCTGGTCTTCGTCTTTGGCCTCGTCGGCTACATGCGGGTGGAGGACTGGAGCTTTTTCGACAGCCTCTATCAGGTGGTCATCACCCTTTCCACGGTGGGCTTCCAGGAAGTCTATCCCCTGTCGCGAAACGGGCGCATCCTGACCATGGTGCTTATCGTCTCCGGCGTGGGCGCGTTCGCCTATCTGGTCGGCTCCTTCACCCAGGTGTTGGTGGAAGGCCGCTTGCAACAGTATCTCGGGAGACGGCGCATGCAAAAGGTCATCGACGGCTACAAGGATCACGTAATCATCTGCGGCTACGGCCGCATCGGCTCCATCGTGGCCCGGGAAATCCTGGCCGAGGACGTGCCCGTGGTCATCGTGGAGAGCAATCCCGAGGTCATCCGGCTCCTCGACGAACACGGCGTGCCCTATGTAGCCGGCGACGCCACCGCCGACGAGGTGCTGCTGGCCGCCGGCCTGGAGCGGGCCAAGACCCTGGTGGCCGCCCTGACCCAGGAAGCGGCCAACGTGTACGTGACGCTGACCGCCCGCCAGCTCAACCCGGCTATCCGCATCGTGGCCCGCGCCGACGCCCAGGGCCATACCCAGCGCCTGCAACGGGCCGGGGCCGATCAGGTGCTGGTGCCCCACCTCTACGGCGGCGTGCGCATGGCCCAGTCCGTGCTGCGCCCGACCGTGGTCAACTTCCTGGAACTCACCGGCCGCACCGGTCCCGCCGGCCTGCAAATGGAAGAGCTGCAAGTCACCGACCATTCCGACGTTGTGGGTAAAAATCTCATCGACTCCCAGATCCGCCAGCGCTTCAACCTCATCATCGTGGCCATCAAAAAGGCCGGCGGCGAGATGATCTTCAATCCCCAGCCCCAAGCCGTGCTGGAGTCCGGGGACACCATGATTCTGGTCGGCCGCAGCGACGGCCTGGACGGGCTGCGGGCCATCCTTTGA
- the ligA gene encoding NAD-dependent DNA ligase LigA, producing MSTIDPAARLRELRDLIHEYDYRYYVLDDPTVEDAAYDALYRELKALEEAHPELADPNSPTRRVGGAVLEGFASKPHRRRMYSLDNAMAEDEWRDFVTRAANKLERDGVAFDAPAFWVDPKFDGLALEIIYENGVYAGALTRGDGEVGEDVTENVRTVRNVPLDLRPHAARAGLPVPRLLEVRGEVVMTRQDFYELNERQREQGGKVFANPRNAAAGSVRQLDSRISATRPLTFFTYAVGSQDWGDGLAGPGWATHSAVMAGLKALGLPVAGQGKVVTADEVYPYFEAMGRQRQELPFEIDGVVVKVDSLALQEALGFTDRAPRFAVALKFPAHEAETVLKHIDVQVGRTGVLTPVAILEPVSLAGVTVARATLHNEDEIKAKDLRPGDTVVVRRAGDVIPEVVRVVEDKRPAEAEPYDFPHVCPSCGSDAVRGEGEAAWRCVNLACPAMLRRGISYFVSKSGLDIEGLGAKWVAALIDKGMVKSPADLFDLTEADLLPLERMAEKSAANFVAAVAAAKQSASLVKLIAALGIRQVGTRTARTLAGHFHDLDALGAASLEELTALPDIGPEVAGSIREFFANEANRELLERFKGIGLWPVGEAKPETPAVQTALTGKRFLFTGALPDLTREAAQKLVEAAGGVVVGSVSKKLDYLVAGADPGSKLAKAQALGITILSPEAFAALLGGLTRETATRKSLLDV from the coding sequence GTGAGCACCATCGATCCCGCCGCGCGTCTGCGCGAACTGCGCGACCTGATCCACGAATACGACTACCGCTACTACGTCCTGGACGACCCCACGGTGGAGGACGCGGCCTACGACGCCCTGTACCGCGAACTGAAGGCGTTGGAAGAAGCCCATCCCGAACTGGCCGATCCCAATTCGCCCACGCGCCGGGTGGGCGGGGCGGTGCTGGAAGGCTTTGCCTCAAAGCCCCACCGGCGGCGCATGTACAGCCTGGACAACGCCATGGCCGAGGACGAATGGCGCGATTTCGTGACCCGGGCGGCCAACAAGCTGGAGCGCGACGGCGTGGCCTTCGACGCGCCGGCGTTTTGGGTCGATCCGAAATTCGACGGGCTGGCCCTGGAAATCATTTATGAAAACGGCGTTTACGCCGGGGCGCTCACGCGCGGCGACGGCGAGGTGGGCGAGGACGTGACGGAAAACGTGCGCACGGTGCGCAACGTCCCTCTGGACCTGCGCCCTCATGCCGCCCGGGCCGGGCTGCCCGTGCCGCGGCTGCTGGAGGTGCGCGGCGAGGTGGTCATGACCCGGCAGGATTTCTACGAGCTCAACGAACGCCAGCGGGAGCAGGGGGGCAAGGTCTTCGCCAACCCCCGCAACGCCGCTGCCGGCTCGGTGCGCCAGCTCGATTCGCGCATTTCGGCCACCCGGCCCTTGACGTTTTTCACCTACGCCGTGGGCAGCCAGGACTGGGGCGACGGCCTGGCCGGACCGGGCTGGGCGACCCACAGCGCGGTCATGGCCGGACTTAAGGCCCTGGGCCTGCCCGTGGCCGGCCAGGGAAAAGTGGTCACGGCCGACGAGGTCTATCCCTATTTCGAGGCCATGGGCCGGCAACGCCAGGAGTTGCCCTTCGAGATCGACGGGGTGGTGGTCAAGGTGGACAGCCTGGCCTTGCAGGAGGCCTTGGGCTTTACCGACCGCGCTCCGCGCTTCGCCGTGGCGCTCAAATTTCCGGCCCACGAGGCCGAGACCGTGCTCAAACATATCGACGTTCAGGTGGGCCGCACCGGCGTGCTCACGCCGGTGGCCATCCTGGAGCCGGTCAGTCTGGCCGGGGTGACGGTGGCCCGGGCCACGCTGCACAACGAGGACGAGATCAAGGCCAAGGACCTGCGGCCGGGCGATACGGTTGTGGTGCGCCGGGCCGGCGACGTCATCCCGGAAGTGGTGCGAGTGGTGGAGGACAAGCGTCCAGCCGAGGCCGAACCTTACGACTTCCCCCATGTCTGCCCGTCGTGCGGTTCGGACGCCGTTCGGGGCGAGGGGGAAGCGGCCTGGCGTTGCGTCAATCTGGCCTGTCCGGCCATGTTGCGCCGGGGCATCAGCTATTTCGTGTCGAAATCCGGCCTGGACATCGAAGGCCTGGGAGCCAAGTGGGTGGCGGCGCTCATCGACAAGGGCATGGTCAAGAGTCCGGCCGATCTGTTCGACCTCACCGAGGCGGACCTGCTCCCCTTGGAGCGCATGGCCGAGAAGTCGGCCGCCAACTTCGTGGCCGCCGTGGCCGCAGCCAAGCAATCGGCCAGCCTGGTCAAGCTCATCGCGGCCCTGGGCATCCGGCAGGTGGGCACGCGCACGGCCCGGACCCTGGCCGGGCACTTCCACGACCTCGACGCCCTAGGCGCGGCCAGCCTGGAAGAATTGACGGCCCTGCCGGACATCGGCCCGGAAGTGGCCGGCTCCATTCGGGAATTTTTTGCCAACGAGGCTAACCGGGAACTCTTGGAGCGGTTCAAGGGGATCGGCTTATGGCCGGTGGGCGAGGCCAAGCCGGAGACGCCAGCCGTCCAGACGGCGCTGACCGGCAAGCGGTTTCTCTTTACCGGCGCGCTGCCGGACCTGACCCGCGAGGCGGCTCAAAAGCTGGTGGAGGCGGCCGGCGGCGTCGTGGTCGGCTCGGTGTCCAAGAAACTCGACTATCTGGTGGCCGGGGCCGATCCCGGCTCCAAGCTGGCCAAAGCGCAAGCCCTGGGCATCACGATCCTGTCGCCCGAGGCCTTTGCCGCCCTGCTCGGCGGCCTGACCCGGGAGACCGCCACCCGCAAATCCCTCCTCGACGTCTAA
- the clpA gene encoding ATP-dependent Clp protease ATP-binding subunit ClpA: MLSKKLEQVLTSAVKEVKRRHHEYLTLEHLLYAMLLEETGRDILVHCGANVVRLKHQLERFFTDHMETLPQETNAEVVQTLGVQRVLQRAIMQMQSSGKTQVEVGDVLAATFDEEDSYAVYYLKSHGISRLDVLEYISHGGGKEAAPEGAGSGEERDGKAGGSALEQYTVDLVAKARKGEIDPLIGRDNELTRTIHVLLRRRKNNPIFVGDPGVGKTALAEGLALRIVGGDVPEGFQDTLIYALDMGALLAGTKYRGDFEQRLKSVLAELEQKPGAILFVDEIHTIVGAGATSGGTLDASNILKPVLGSGKLRCIGSTTYEEYKNHFEKDRALSRRFQKIDVGEPTVEEAVEILKGLRSYYEAHHGVRYTPAAIRSAVELSSRHINDRFLPDKAIDVIDEAGAVRKLAGTTAKGAIGVAEVERVVAAMAKIPAARVTSSDKVRLENLEGELKNLVFGQNDAVDAIAKAILRSRAGLANAGKPTGSFLLAGPTGVGKTELAKQLAAVLGVHFLRFDMSEYMEKHAVARLIGAPPGYVGFDQGGMLTDAIRKHPYAVLLLDEIEKAHPDMFNILLQVMDYATLTDNNGRKADFGHVILLMTTNAGAREMSTKNIGFGGSKASDAADKGIKAIERLFSPEFRNRLDGIIGFKSLTPEVMDRIVSKYIRELNTQMAEKRVFVRLTPLAVARLAEKGFDADYGARPLARVIQVEIKDTLAQEMLFGKLQKGGEATIDAAPEGAPELFSFTFTSRAPKKPIAEAADAE, from the coding sequence ATGCTCAGCAAAAAGCTCGAACAGGTGTTGACCAGCGCTGTCAAAGAGGTCAAGCGTCGCCACCATGAATACCTCACCCTGGAGCATCTGCTCTATGCCATGCTCCTGGAAGAGACCGGCCGGGATATCCTGGTCCATTGCGGCGCCAACGTCGTCCGTCTCAAGCATCAGCTTGAACGCTTTTTCACCGATCACATGGAAACCCTGCCCCAGGAGACCAACGCCGAAGTGGTGCAGACCCTTGGCGTCCAGCGTGTCCTGCAGCGGGCCATCATGCAGATGCAGTCCTCGGGCAAGACCCAAGTCGAAGTCGGCGACGTCCTGGCCGCCACCTTTGACGAGGAAGATTCCTATGCCGTGTACTACCTGAAGTCCCACGGCATCTCGCGGCTTGACGTGCTGGAGTACATCTCCCACGGCGGCGGCAAGGAGGCGGCTCCCGAAGGTGCCGGCTCGGGCGAGGAGCGCGACGGCAAGGCCGGCGGCTCGGCCCTGGAGCAGTACACCGTGGACCTCGTGGCCAAGGCCCGCAAGGGCGAGATTGATCCGCTCATCGGCCGCGACAACGAGCTGACCCGCACCATCCACGTGCTGCTGCGCCGGCGCAAGAACAACCCCATCTTCGTGGGCGACCCGGGCGTGGGCAAGACCGCCCTGGCCGAGGGTCTGGCCCTGCGTATCGTTGGGGGCGACGTGCCCGAAGGCTTCCAGGACACGCTCATCTACGCCCTGGACATGGGCGCGCTCCTGGCCGGCACCAAGTACCGGGGCGATTTCGAACAGCGCCTCAAGAGCGTCCTGGCCGAACTGGAGCAAAAGCCCGGGGCCATCCTGTTCGTGGACGAAATCCACACCATCGTCGGGGCCGGAGCCACCAGCGGCGGCACCCTGGACGCCTCCAACATCTTAAAACCCGTCCTCGGGTCCGGTAAGCTGCGCTGCATCGGCTCCACCACCTACGAGGAATACAAGAACCATTTTGAAAAGGACCGGGCGCTTTCCCGCCGGTTCCAGAAGATCGACGTGGGCGAACCCACCGTGGAAGAAGCCGTCGAAATCCTGAAGGGCCTTCGCAGCTACTACGAAGCCCATCACGGTGTGCGCTACACTCCGGCGGCCATCCGCTCGGCCGTGGAGCTGTCCTCGCGCCACATCAACGACCGCTTCCTGCCGGACAAGGCCATTGACGTCATCGACGAAGCCGGAGCCGTGCGCAAGCTGGCCGGTACCACCGCCAAGGGAGCCATCGGCGTGGCCGAGGTGGAGCGCGTCGTGGCCGCCATGGCCAAGATTCCGGCCGCCCGGGTCACCTCCTCGGACAAGGTGCGCCTGGAAAACCTCGAAGGCGAACTCAAAAATCTCGTCTTCGGTCAAAACGACGCCGTGGACGCCATCGCCAAGGCCATCCTGCGCTCACGCGCCGGCCTGGCCAACGCCGGCAAGCCCACCGGCTCGTTCTTGCTGGCCGGCCCCACCGGCGTCGGCAAGACCGAGCTGGCCAAGCAGCTGGCCGCCGTGCTCGGCGTCCATTTCCTGCGCTTCGACATGAGCGAATACATGGAAAAGCACGCCGTGGCCCGGCTCATCGGCGCGCCTCCGGGCTACGTCGGCTTCGATCAGGGGGGGATGCTCACCGACGCCATCCGCAAGCACCCCTATGCCGTGCTGCTCCTCGACGAAATCGAGAAAGCGCACCCCGACATGTTCAACATCCTGCTCCAGGTCATGGACTACGCCACGCTCACCGACAACAACGGCCGCAAGGCGGACTTCGGCCACGTGATTCTGCTGATGACCACCAACGCCGGAGCGCGCGAGATGTCCACCAAGAACATCGGCTTCGGCGGTTCCAAGGCCAGTGACGCGGCGGACAAGGGCATAAAGGCCATTGAGCGGCTGTTCAGCCCGGAATTCCGCAACCGCCTCGACGGCATCATCGGCTTCAAGTCCCTGACCCCCGAGGTCATGGACCGCATCGTGAGCAAGTACATCCGCGAACTGAACACGCAAATGGCCGAAAAGCGCGTGTTCGTGCGCCTCACGCCGCTGGCCGTGGCCAGGCTGGCCGAAAAGGGCTTCGACGCCGACTACGGCGCGCGGCCCCTGGCCCGGGTCATCCAGGTCGAGATCAAGGATACCCTGGCCCAGGAAATGCTCTTCGGCAAACTGCAAAAGGGCGGCGAGGCCACCATCGACGCTGCCCCCGAAGGCGCACCGGAACTGTTCAGCTTCACCTTCACCAGCCGCGCCCCGAAAAAGCCCATCGCCGAAGCGGCGGATGCGGAATAG
- a CDS encoding TIGR00730 family Rossman fold protein — protein sequence MQSVCVFCGSSSGADPIYVDVADRLGKLLAAEGITLVYGGACVGLMGAVADATLAAGGKAIGVLPDFLRRKELAHPRLTELFVVSSMHERKARMAELADGFIALPGGMGTLEEFCEIITWAQLGLHQKPCCLLNVQEYYEPLLRFVDRMAGEGFLKEQQKGLVLSAPTPEEALAAMRGFEPVIVPKWVDRKERA from the coding sequence ATGCAAAGCGTGTGTGTTTTTTGCGGTTCGTCGTCCGGGGCCGACCCCATCTATGTCGATGTCGCCGACCGTCTGGGCAAGCTGCTGGCGGCCGAGGGCATCACCCTGGTCTACGGCGGAGCCTGCGTGGGGCTTATGGGCGCGGTGGCCGACGCGACCCTGGCCGCCGGCGGCAAGGCCATCGGCGTGCTGCCGGATTTCCTGCGTCGCAAGGAGCTGGCCCATCCGCGCCTGACCGAACTGTTCGTGGTGTCGTCCATGCACGAGCGCAAGGCGCGCATGGCCGAGCTGGCCGACGGCTTCATCGCCCTGCCCGGCGGCATGGGCACCCTGGAAGAGTTCTGCGAAATCATCACCTGGGCCCAGCTCGGGCTGCACCAAAAGCCGTGCTGTCTGCTCAACGTCCAGGAATACTACGAGCCGCTGCTGCGCTTCGTCGACCGCATGGCCGGCGAAGGATTCCTCAAGGAGCAGCAAAAAGGGCTGGTGCTCTCAGCCCCCACGCCCGAAGAAGCGCTAGCCGCCATGCGGGGGTTCGAGCCGGTGATCGTGCCCAAGTGGGTGGATCGGAAGGAGCGGGCGTAG
- a CDS encoding DUF3431 domain-containing protein, giving the protein MSAPDLEVVVARYREDVAWTAGLGLPVTIYDKSGAPGELSLPNIGRESHTYLSHIVGRYDSLAGYTAFVQGAPFEHMPPGATPESFADRVRQNARLGLHFSGFAAFKLKCDRLGRPHDLADPARHGHRPGFGQDIPVGEVYAKLFSGPVPEHFLVPAPAGMFFVSRQRILARPLAFYRRALDIVAADPDDAGNTGHAFERLWQVIFNGDAGLNRMEDCD; this is encoded by the coding sequence TTGAGCGCGCCCGATCTCGAAGTCGTGGTGGCCCGCTATAGGGAAGACGTGGCCTGGACGGCCGGCCTGGGGCTGCCGGTGACGATCTACGACAAGTCCGGCGCGCCGGGCGAGCTGTCCCTGCCCAACATCGGCCGGGAGAGCCACACCTATTTGAGCCACATCGTCGGGCGCTACGACAGCCTGGCCGGCTATACGGCCTTTGTCCAGGGCGCGCCCTTCGAGCATATGCCGCCCGGCGCGACGCCCGAGAGCTTTGCCGACCGGGTGCGCCAAAACGCCCGGCTGGGCCTGCACTTTTCGGGATTTGCCGCCTTCAAGCTCAAGTGCGACCGGCTGGGCCGGCCCCACGATCTGGCCGATCCGGCCCGCCACGGCCATCGGCCGGGCTTCGGCCAGGACATCCCGGTGGGCGAGGTCTATGCCAAGCTGTTTTCCGGCCCGGTCCCGGAGCACTTTCTAGTGCCGGCCCCGGCCGGCATGTTTTTCGTGTCCCGACAGCGCATCCTGGCCCGGCCGTTGGCCTTTTACCGCCGTGCCCTGGACATCGTCGCCGCTGACCCCGACGACGCCGGCAACACCGGCCATGCCTTTGAACGGCTGTGGCAGGTGATTTTCAACGGCGACGCCGGGCTTAACCGAATGGAAGATTGTGACTGA